From the Coffea eugenioides isolate CCC68of chromosome 1, Ceug_1.0, whole genome shotgun sequence genome, the window AGCAGCCAACAAGATTCTAAGTGGCTGTCTGTTACCATTTATAGCTCTACCATATTAGGCAGCAAATTCTCCACCTCTGGTTCCACTGGTCATTCATCTTCCCACGAATATCTCTCCATTCTACTACACAAGCCAATACCAACTAATGAATCATTTTATTTCAACTAAGCCTCTAGCTTATGGTACCTTAAACATCAATCACTGTTTATCATAATAATCATCACGAGAACATCATTTTAATGTGTAAGAAAGAAAGTTTGTTTAACTCAATGTGGTCAGTTTAGAGTTTTGCAACAACTTATATTTTAGATGTTTGCCAACATTGAAAGTAGCATCAATTATCAATGGTTTATACAAGTAAGTTTCAGTTTCTCTAAAGAAAGTTGCTCAATTTACATTCTCATCCTACTTTTTACTTTCCAAACATTAACAAGAACTATAATTCAGGGACATAAAATCTCAAATCACCAATTATGAAAAGCTGTAAAGAACAAAAgtaaatcaaatgaaaaaccATATATTTGTCTCCAATCTTAAAGTTTTTCCGTGACATATTCTCCCACCACCAGCTTATGATGAAAAGTTATGGGCCAGCAGTTCAAAATAACTAAGAttgtattttcttttcctttactATAAAGTAAAAGCCTCATATCTCACCAAATAGAAAGCAAAAACTCCTTATCCCTTTTGTTCATTAAAAACAATGACACTAAAATGCAAATACATAATGGTTAGTGGCTCACCGATTTTTGCAAGTTAATTAATTTGTTGATCTTCACCGAAATATCAACTGTCAAAGAGAGAAAAGATAGCCATGAGATTCATGAGCACAATAGTACAAGAAAATGGACAGTGTGTGACTTCTCAAGTTTCAGAATTACTGCCATTGTTTAAATTAGCATAAGACAAACCATCTTGACCGAACTACTAAATAGTCAAAGATAGTTAAGCATGTACATTAGAAAGAAACAAACAATAAAACATTGTCCATACACAGGTCATGATGAAAGTACTATGTTTAGTATCTTGAGCAACCAATTTTAATAAAAACCAACAAAATCAAATTGATCAAAAGCTAGGAACCATTACCTAGTCTATCAAGCGTTAAATCAAGTGTGTGCACAGATTTATCAAGGTCAAGAACTTTATCAGAAAACATATGCTCAAGGAAGTAATACATGAAATTGCTTTCTACAATTAATGTAAACTTGGAAAAATCCAGAAGATAAGGAATTTAAaaaatgatgttcaattcattaTTTTTGTCTCTCTATATGCAGAGATAACGGTGCAAAATCAAAGATAAATAAGTTCTTACAGAAGATAGAAAGTTTGAATCTTGCAAGTcttaaaaaaaatgtcaaaattccAAGCAAATATGAATGCACTTTTCACATGCAATGCATTCAGTCTTTGGAAAGAGGTTTTTTCAAATAGCTCTCATCCAATGATGCAATTGAAAAAAGGCACCTTATGAATGCATTTATAACAAGTAATGTGTTCAGTATTTGGAAAGAGGTTTTAACACTTTCATTATTCAATAAGTCTTTTCAAAAATCATCACTCTTTGGAAATGCATTTGGATTTTCAATCCCACGCACAAGTCTTGCGCATGCAAGTTTAATTCTTTCAAAAAATTGGAACTATTTTCTGTAAAATGCAATAACGCCTTTAGTTTTCAAAACTTCCTTCTAACTCTCTATTTTGATACTTTAGTACACTTATTACTTTATAAGCTTCCCTAATCTATTAATACTCTGTTCCATTCTTTacattgatatttttttttatagcttTCATCTGGGCAGCGTGATGCCCCCAATAAGCTAGTCTATTCCAAATAGTAAGTTCCTTTTTTCTTTGGATCTCCTTATTTTCTCATAACAAAAAATACGGGCACAATAGAGATCTAAAAGACACCATGGTCACGAGCTTGCATTATAGGAGCAACAAGAAGCTGCAATGTGTCATTGGCAATGTGATTTTTCCtagaaaaatttctaaaatatctCTTTCACACTTTTTAATTACCCTTATCTCACATTAGATCTTTATCACTAATTTTCTACACAAGCTCCTAAAAACTCTAATCAAAACAGGGTCAATTCATATCACCAAAAAAGACTTGTCCCTTAGATAACTGATCTCAAAACTCATCAACATGAAAGAACAAATGTAGCTAAAATAACATAATACCATTTGTTGATCTCAAAACTCATTATCATTAAACACCTAAAACCAGAATACCATTAATTAATCTCAAAACTCATCAACATGAAAGAACAAAAGTGGCTAAAATAACAAAGAATACAAAATACTAGTCTGAGGTTGAATTTATATACTGTTAATGTGGATGCTGCAAAAATCATGAGTTAGTTTGTAGAAGCAACATGCATGGAAATTTGACTCTAAATTTAACCAAAAGCATTAggaaaaccaaaagaaaaccaaTACAGCTAAATTTGGCTAAcatgaaaaaaaatcaaaattccttAATGATATAAATTGAGAAACACCAAAGATTGAGAAAACTGAAGTAAATAGATAAAGTATTAAACGCAGGCTTACAGCAACAGGAACACGGTTATTTAGCCATACAAAAGGATTCAGGAATTAATTTAAGTTACAAGAATCACAATCATAGTCAGCTTTTCATACAAAGTTAACAAAAGCAAGTGAGCATTGGATACTCTTCGGTTTGTACAGAATAACTCGatggaaaatgaaagaaatatgGTTAATAATGAATAAAAAGAAGGCAAATATACCATCAACTATCTTGATAGGACACAGATCTATGTTACCCTTCTTGCAATTACTCTACATACTAACAATAATAGGtaaaataatgaaattgaaaaaaaaaaaaaaaaaaaaaactcagaaCAAAGATTCAACAATTGGAATTCCAAGAACTTGTTGATAATCTTATACAAATCGACACCTTTAGGAGGTGTACATCAATGAAAGTAGAGCTAGAGATTATATTATACTACTCTCGACAAACATACTTCATCACATGGATTAGTAGGAAGGAAGAGAAGAATATTGAAGATGGTCTCTGGGGAAATAAAAGATGTAGAAGACCTCTTTTTCTTCCGATGACTAGGGTGACGATGACAGTTGTACCTCTTAGATTCTAGGAGGCACTAGCCCTTTTGGAAGGACAGATTTggtgagaaaggaaaaaattagaATTTCTTAATCCTAACAACAAAATCGGAAGCAGAAGCAGAATTAATTTGGGTGTAAATGGAcaaactttcttgttttttgtTGTTGAGCACCTTGTCCTTTTTCAACATAATTAGACAATTTAGTACAAGAATGCAGAAAAAGTGAACAACGAAATCAACGTACTTGATTTGTCTTTGAATTTTGTCCTTCTCTCAATTAAACTCATTGATTTCATGTCTAAGACTGTCAATTTGAGCCAAGGCCTTGAAAAAACAACATTAGTAACATTGCATATCACTAGGTCTATCTAACATATtcttaaacaaaaatattacccTGCATTTGAGGTGTTCCCCAAGGTGAGAACAATCCCTCTGTCATGTATTTTCATACAAGAGTGGAAACAATGTTGTGAATTTCTTCCTGCAAATCAATACAGTCTATCTTCTAGAGGTTGGATCTTTATAACATTAAAGGCCTTAAACAactgaaaaaatgaagaatcaaGGTTCAAAACAACAAGGGTCACTCACTATTACTATTGAGCAGTTACTTCATTTCTATCCTAAACAACTATTGCTCAATAGCTTATATCCTAAAACAACTATTTTCTCAATCTTCACTTCTACTctaaacaaatatttgctatTGAGCAGTTACTTCATTTCTATCCTAAACATCTATTTGCTATTGAATTaatgtttctctttttttgtgTCTAAATGAAGGGTTTTTGGCCATTACAAAGTAATATATCTTTGACTCCTACCAGCATTTTGATTCGTATCATGCACaaatttatactttaaatttaaaaataaaattagtgaTAAACGCtattatatgaaataaaaaatatagataatttaaaaagtgtaatttttaagttaatttattttaaaatattttttaaatacctaatataaactaaaaatgctaaaaaaaaccTAAGGAAATATGCAGAAACAAACCAAACATGCAATCATCACACTCCACCACTCGTCACTTTTCCCATCCTATAATTTTGCCTTGCAATACCCCTTCCTTTCATCCTATAGTTCCATCTTCTCCATTCCTATAATCATTCCATTTTCTGCACTTCACAAGTTGTATCTCTCCTTTCCCTTACCCTATACCCCTCTCTGCAACCCCATTTAGACTATATTATACTAGCTTTCCATTTCATCTCATAACCTCAACTCTCCCTCAATCACAAATTTCCCTCATTCAACTTCATAGTctctttttttacttttttcaatGTTCATGATTAGTGTCATCAACTTTTACCTTTCAAACATTTTTGGACAAATCAAAACTTGGAATTGTAGTCTTAAAAGAAAAGACTGAGTTTGAGATGTAATTTTTGTGTAATTCTACCATCTTTGGTGTTTTTCTATAAATAGCCATTAAAGGTTGGTTTTTAAAAGAAATATTTGCAGTAAATATTGTTTAAAGTTGCTCCCAAATACAACAACCATCCAAATGTACCTTTATTCATTGAAACTCATACATACAATTACTTTTGCTGTACTTTTCAAAATACTTGaatcaaatgaaaaatcatCTAGATAGTTTTACAATATGAGTAATAAGTTTATCCAAAGTGcaaataaaaagttaaaaatgtTATCTATAAATCCAAATTTGATGCCATTATAAAGTCCAAAATTAAAATGTAAAACTTACGGAAAAACCTATTTAGATATCCTAAACTCACTAAAGAccaataaaaattaaaaacatgAATTTCTTCAGAAGACAATAATAATACTAGCTGCCATTATTCACTACAAAAATATAtatgaaatttcaaattctGTCAAAACTTGAATTATAATATGAAGAAATGAAATTAGTGAAGAAAAAATCGTAAGGAAAAAAACATATTTCCTTTAGATGAACTTGACAAATCAAGATAGGAcaaaagttttttattttatttcttttctaacGAACTTTGATGTAAATTAAAGAAGAGTGTCATGCATTGAATCTTTTGTATGATTGGTACTGTTATAGCACCAAAGAAACTGAACAAAATTTTGGACCAATTGGTTAAAGTTACTAACGTGTAATAACATTCATACACCCTATAATTTACACACTTTTACTAACTTAAATTTACTTAGAATGCAATTAAAGTCAAGGTGATGAGGGTATGTAACTATCAAGTAGTTTTTGGTCGTCATTTCCCTTCACATACTTAAAATTACCATCGTAATTCAATAATTAGATGTTATAGCTTCGAATTTATACTTTAAGAACTTTAAAaagatcaaaaaaaaaattttttttttgttcatgaAAAATGTATACTAAATTCTTCCATGTAAAAAATGATTGTTCTTAAATTGCACACACATCGAATGCACCGTCATCACTATTATCCAATTTATGTATCATCTTTTATGGATTTTCCTTTAGAAGCGATCTGTATATACCTCAAATTGTCAAATTGCTTAACTCTTAACTTTGGGAGTTAACAACATAAAACCATAAGCATAACAGAATAGGGTAACCTAATCCATTAGAGAAACTAATGAAAACATCATTTCAGTTAATGggaataatttaaatttaaaaaatgcatTGTATAGGTCGGACacttgaaaaaaataaacattGTGACATTTATTCTTACAACCATAAGAATGAGTACCTTCTTATTGAAAGTCTTAATGCTTATCTTTGATTTAGTAGTGGCGTCCTGCCTTTCGCACATCAAGTAGAGAACAAATATACAATCACTTGATGCTTTCTCCTACAAATTTCTCTCATGGACCATAAAATGGCACCAAAGTTGAATTATCATAATACAGCCATTTCTCCATTTCGCTATTCCTTCTATACGGGCCAGTTTCATTGAATTTGATGAAGTTCTTCTTATGGGAAATTACATCTCCAGTAGTGCTTATTGCAAGAACACGACCAAGATACCTGAAATGACAAGCACCACATCGATGTTTGATCAGAAGTACAGTTTCTTGGGCTGTTATATGAGCTGCTTCTCCAAAGGTAACAACCTTTGGATTTGTATCTGGTTCACAAGTAACATTAACAGTTTGGGTGGAATTGATCTCATTTCTTACAACCCAAGTAGTATTCTGAGCTGTTGCTTTAGAATCATATGACAAAGCCAACAAAAGTAGGGGTATCCATATTGGATAGACTAATCTTGTGAGTTTTCCCATGAGCTTGGTTTAATTTGGATCCTAAGAAATGTTCCTCTAATGGAATCAAGAAGCTAGTTTAGCAAGGCtgcattttaaaagtgaaagttTTGATCCTTTGTTACCCAAATTTATTATGCATCTCACTTGGTTTTTAATTAACATCAAGTTAATGAAATTAGAGCACATACGTTATAAGGTTGGTAATAAATGATATTTTAATACAATTCACTATTCCACGGTTTATCTTTAGTGTGACATAATTTTGATTATTAGGATTAAGAATCCCATCCcaaaaaatcaaccaaaatcACTAAAATGCTGATCccatttgcaaaattttgttttttcatgTGTTAGTTGTTGTAATTTCTTTCCAATAAAAAGATTGAAATACAAAAATGTTTCTTTCATTGTGGTAATTATTATCTCATAAAATTTTCATGAGAATGATAGgatgagttaaaaaaaaaaaaaagaggataaGGGATTAAATACCTAATGTTTTTCGTTCTTTTGTTTTCCGTCCCCATCTCAAACAATATAAATAATCAagggtttcttttatttttctacaaGTATGTATTTCGAACAAGATTGATGAAAATCACATTCCTCGTTtcctttcttctcattttcATTGGATTGCTTTCCTTTGCTTTGACCCAAAACGGTGCCTATGCTTATTATAGGTGTTTATATTGCTTCCAAGCAAGAACAATTTGTTGAAGACAACAAAACCTAAAGGAAGTACACCACTCCTCTCTGATGGAGGTGCCACTTTGTAACCGGCCTTCAAGCGTCATTGAAGACACATAAAATGTAATAAAAACAGAAGTTGAAACAAATTATATGAGATTCAAATTAGAAAACATATCATTCATTTAGCTTTACATTTCTTTACTTGCAATCTTTTCTTACCCTCTATAAGAATAAGTACAAAATTGGTTTCTACCTTTTTACTTGCGTAGCTTTACCTCGATTAGAGCTCTAACATGTTTTGTTGCTAATgacttttttttcttggttaCTAAGTCGAAGTTTCTGTTCATTCTCTCTATAACACCTTCCGGACAACTTATCTTTTCTCATAAAAAGGGagatttagatttcaaattaaGGTCTCCTTCCCCAATCCTCCTTCCGATTACTTTTTTAATATTCAATAAAATCTTTGTACTcgaattatttttgttattcaaAATTAGTCATTCTAAAAGAATTAATTTAATGAATATGTAATTGTGCGTGACTAATTCAATTAGTAATCAAGAAAATCCGTCAATTATCCTAAATTTGCTTCAAACTGAAAATGTTGAGAATTAGATTTGTCTTTGTTAAAATTTTATATACTAAAATTGCATAAGGTGTCAAACGTCGGggactagattttttttttctatgaaTTTTAGGAATTAAACTTGGACCAATACCAAGTACTGGGAattaaaattgcattttttttccttctctccaTTTTTTTAGTGTTATAATTCTTTGTGTGACGAATTAGTTCATTACAAACTTAGTAGAAAAGTTTAATGCTTTTGTTTACTTCTCAAATAACATATCTTCTTTCAgtcacataaaaaaaaaacatatatcaagacttgaaaaaaattattccaaaaaCTTAGAAAATATAATGGAATTTACACATTGAATTCCCTTGCAACATTATAGAGGCCTCTcatcctttaaaaaaaaataatccatTTGACTtttggttttgaaatttttagAACAAAATGGGaatataaaaataaaggaaaaatttttgagcaaaatttttgaaatgtataCACATGCCCAGAGGCGATTAAAAGAACCAAAAACCCACAAAAGCTTGACAAAATGACATAATTCTTCTTCCACAGTTCCAAACTCTGGCCCCTCCATGGCACCACCACcccctccaccaccaccaccactcctGCCACCAACAAAAGCCTCAATTCCCTTTCTCCTCTTCTGCCTAGTCTCCATCTCCATCGTCTTCCTCCTCTTCCACCTAACCTCTCCAACCCCCTCAATCACCACCACCTCTCCCCTCCCTTTCCACAACCTGCTCCCCTCTTCTCCTCCCGCTTCCTCCAACCCACCACCACCGCACTTCACTCTCATCATCAAAGTCCTGACATTCAACCGCCTCCCATCCCTCTCTCGCTGCCTGACATCTCTCTCCAATGCCCACTATGACAACTCCACTACAGTTCACCTCCACATCTTCATTGACCACTTTCCTCTTGAGAACGATAAAGGGTCTCAAGATTTGGACTCAAAATTGAATCTTTCGCGACAAATACTTGATTTTGTTGATGGGTTCAACTGGGATTTTGGTGAAAAGTTAGTGCATTATAGGAATTGGAATGCTGGCCTTCAATCTCAGTGGCTTGAAGCTTGGTGGCCTTCCTCAGATCATGAGTTTGCCTTTGTCGTAGAGGATGATCTTGAGGTTTCTCCTCTTTATTTCAGGTACTTGAAGGCTTTGATCTTGAATTATTACTATAATGAGTCAAATTTCAGCCCCATGATCTATGGAGCCTCCCTGCAGCGGCCTAGATTTGTTCCAGGTAACTATCTGTCTGTGATTTTTAGTgttgattttgattttcttaTTAGACTATGCTTCTTTACTGATACTGATAGATTAAGAGCACTACATTTGTTGCATTATGTATGGAGTGTGGGCGGTTAGTTTTTATAGGATTTTAGTAATTGTAACTTTTTCTCTGTTATTTGGCTAGAGATTGTGAAAATCGCACTTTTAGTATTGCTTGTGCTTTGTGGATTGATATAGATTAGGCTTGTCTTTTGACGATCAGGCTATAAATTTTGTGTGAGTTATATGACTTGGTTTAGAACCTGTTGGTAGTGTAGAGAGTCTTATTAGTATGTTATAGTGGTTGCTGGTATGTTGAGGTTGTGTATAGTAATAATTGCAGGAAACCACATGCCTAGTTTTCACCTTAAACGAGAATCCTCCTAGCTAGGCTTGACTTTTGTTATTTGTTGCTCGTAATCTATGTATTCATCTGTGAGGAATTATGTACAGATGGCAGCAAACTCTTTATGACCTATCCTTGGCGTAATGTACTTAGAGCATTAGAATGATGTCTCCATCAATGATGTGGCTAGCTTCCGAAACTATCAGTTGGgcttctttatttgttttggtATATTGTAAGTGGTTTTGAATGctgtttctttcttcctttagcTACAGATTTTGGTCATAATTCTACCTAGGTTCATGAAATAACTCGTGAATAAGAGATGCAAACAAACACATGAATATTATAGTTACTGAGGGCAGTGAGATTGTAACTTTCATGGTGTTCATGGGAGAAAGTTATCAAGTATAGCTGGAAAAGTAGTGCAGATGCATAGATAAGCATAAGGGCAGTTGGACAGTTTCAGCAATTGTGGGTTGTAGACTTTCTGGACACGTCTATGATCAATTAGAGGTGTAAGGAtctgaagaagatgatgaagcATAACCCAATTTTTGGGGACATCATGTAATAATTGATTTCAATTGATTTGCCACCATTATAAACTCATTCTTTTAATAACTGAGAACTTAAAGGATTAGGTCTAGATGCATAACATTTTACTGCCAAAATTGAGTCTAAATGATTTAGGTAATGTAACTAAGGAACGAGTATTATTAAGTTGTACTGTATTCTACATAGAAGTTAGAGATTTAATTGATCTTGTAAAATGCAAAACATATCTTGATTCGGAGTTATACAGAAAATAGAGGATAATCAAATTTCACAAGTTCCAAATATACAAAAGAAATTGTGCTGGTTACTCTTCTGATTAGCTTTTATTGATATTGCTGCATTAGGAATATATACAGCTGTCTTGAGTTCCATTTATGCAATAGgactttcttcttctctttttttttttttacagaatATTGTCTAATTGATGTGTGTTGTTGACAGGAAAACACGGAAACAAGTTGCAAGCAGATAACCAGAGTCGCCTTTTCTTGTACCAGCTGGTTGGCACTTGGGGTCAGCTGTTATTTCCAAAATCATGGAAAGAATTTCGACTGTGGTATGACACGCATAAGGTGAAGGGCATCAAACCAATTCTTGATGGGATGGTAATGCAAATTCTTATTCATTCTCTACCccctccctctttttttttttttttttttttgtttccttggaAATTATATGCAATTTGAAACTGGTATTGGTGCTTGAGTGAGGTTGTAATGTATATGTAGGTGACTACAGGATGGTACAAGAGGATGGGAGAAAGAATTTGGACTCCTTGGTTCATCAAATTTATTCATGCCCGtggttattttaatatttatacCAATCTTAAGAATGAGACAGCACTTGCTGTCTCTCATAGGGATGCTGGGGTGAACTATGGGAAATCTGCTGGACCAGATTCATATTTAGTTGGTGAAAATACTATCAGTGATCTTTTGGAACTGCAGCCATCGAGTAGCCTGAAGTGGTATGACTTTTGTTTTAGAGAAGTTATCCCTAATAGAATAGTCAAAAGTTTGGAACAACTTGGGTTTGTACTTCAGTCTATTCAGAGGCTAAATACAATTATACTTGTTAACCTGCACGGGGCCTCAGAGCCAGCACTTAGGAACTTGATCTGCCATTTTGAGAGGCTGGCTATTGGGAACTACATTTTCGTGGGCCAGAAATCTTATCTTTCTCTTGATCTTGCTAGGAGGGGGCATCCTGTGATTGATGTAGATCAAATTTTACGCGGCACTAAACTTTATAGGTCACTGAAATTCCAAGAATCCAGTAAAGAATGGATCCAGAACATTCGGGCGTGTGCATCTGTAATTAAGAAATCCTTAGAACTACAGTACCATACTTGGTTACTGGACAGCAACATCGTTCCTCTAAGCAGTAACTTCTTTTTCGAATCACCTGATCCCGCTTGTGATTTCATTACTGGGAAGAACCTCAAGCTTCTTTTTATCAAGAGCTCATCAGCTTCTTCAAGATTTTGGGTTGATGTTTTCATGCACAAGCTTACTGTGATAACTGGCTCTTGGGGACCTAAAACTTCAGATTCCATGGCAGTCAATTTTTTATCTTCAGTGGAAAAGATATTGGAAAGCAATAGTGTCAAATATAGCAAAATTGATGAAATGCAATTGGGTTTGTCAATCAATACTAGTGACTCTAACCTGACTAGTCTTGCGAATGGAAAGAAATTTGCTTTCTGGTCTTCTGACACAGATCAAGAGAGAGTTCAGAAGAAGCTCGTAGAATTAGGTATGTGGGTTGTGGATGACGAACTTTCTTGCACAGCAGTTGTTTGTCATCAATCATAGTGTTTGACAGTAACAAGGGATTTTATTCGAGTTTATCATGGACGATTGTACCAATTCTTTGGTATGTTACCAAATATCACTAGCTTCCGGAGGTATTTATTCAGTGGAGACTAAAGCATTCTATCAATTACCAGCACCCTGGTGGAAAGATTTGTTGGTTCTCTTTGTTGATTATTCGAATCAGAGGGAAAAGGTTATATCTTGGACCTACAGAGAGTGGAAGCTTGTTGTACGAGGTCCAGGGTTAGGAAACTGACCCAAAAGCTGTTCGTATACATTTTTCTCCTAGGTTGCACAGTCATCAAATCTTGTTGTGTTTAGGCCTGGAGCTCTCCAAAGTACAAGGTCCAGGGTTAGAAAAATCACCCAAAAGCTTGGTTCCTATACATTTTTCTTCGAGGTTGCACAGTCATCAAATCTCGTTGTGTTTAGGCCTGGAGCTCTCCAAAGttagaaaattttgttaatGGTGTGGAGATCATCTCCATCCTGGGTTTTTAAGGCTTCTGTATCCAATCAGCAGCTGAAACGGATTCCTTTATCGACCAGATACTGGCTACAAGGCCGGCCTTGCCTTCAATATGCCTATTCTAATGACCTGACCATGCTCATGAAATTTCCAGATCAGCCAGCAGTTGTAGCAAGCCTCCAGTATGCTGTCTCTGAACTTGAACATGGACATCGTTAGTTGCTTATATAAACAAAAACCAGCGGCCTTTGCCTTGCCTTGATGATGGATTTTTCACTACCTTATTCCCTATCGAAACACTCTCTTCATATGTTCACTGGACTTGCAATTTTGGTCATTCAAAGTCATTTTACAATGAGATTATCAATTCTTCCTCTGAACTCTGCTTAATAAATCAAATCCGAAGCTGGTTCATTGCAAATGACTACACTGCTAGAAATTTTGTTGGGCATTAATTTTGCTTCACAGTTTCTTTTCTACACAGTCACAAGAATTTGTTGTCTCTGTTATTTCAGTAGTACATAATTTCATATCATTGATGCATCGTGTTTGATAGCTGTACATCTACATCATGTAACTTAACTTTTGAGGAATGAATTGCACCTCCAGAAGTTTAGCAACATTTTGCAAAGTTTGGTAAGGTTGGTAAGGTAACTTTATTTTGCAAAGTTGTAACGAAGGCAATTATAATAACTAGATTAAAAGTTGAAGCTGATTTCCACTTCACGCTGAACTCCATAGCGAAAATGATAGTTGAAGGGATGATGTTAGTAAAATATCTATACTTGCCCCCTTTAGGAAAATTGTAATACCCTAAAATCAGTAAAAAGCATGGGAATTGGAACTTTTACGGAAGCagggaaattcttcaactttgtTTCTTTAATGCAAAAATCAGCATTTGCCGTCATGAAAAGTACACTGAAGGTTATATGGTACAAAAGGAGTAGAAGTGCCTATTGCACTAAATAATTTTGCTTTGTATGAGCAAATTGAATTTCAAGGTTTTAACTTCACATTTTGCAGACTCATGGAGATTCTCAG encodes:
- the LOC113749899 gene encoding uncharacterized protein LOC113749899 is translated as MAPPPPPPPPPLLPPTKASIPFLLFCLVSISIVFLLFHLTSPTPSITTTSPLPFHNLLPSSPPASSNPPPPHFTLIIKVLTFNRLPSLSRCLTSLSNAHYDNSTTVHLHIFIDHFPLENDKGSQDLDSKLNLSRQILDFVDGFNWDFGEKLVHYRNWNAGLQSQWLEAWWPSSDHEFAFVVEDDLEVSPLYFRYLKALILNYYYNESNFSPMIYGASLQRPRFVPGKHGNKLQADNQSRLFLYQLVGTWGQLLFPKSWKEFRLWYDTHKVKGIKPILDGMVTTGWYKRMGERIWTPWFIKFIHARGYFNIYTNLKNETALAVSHRDAGVNYGKSAGPDSYLVGENTISDLLELQPSSSLKWYDFCFREVIPNRIVKSLEQLGFVLQSIQRLNTIILVNLHGASEPALRNLICHFERLAIGNYIFVGQKSYLSLDLARRGHPVIDVDQILRGTKLYRSLKFQESSKEWIQNIRACASVIKKSLELQYHTWLLDSNIVPLSSNFFFESPDPACDFITGKNLKLLFIKSSSASSRFWVDVFMHKLTVITGSWGPKTSDSMAVNFLSSVEKILESNSVKYSKIDEMQLGLSINTSDSNLTSLANGKKFAFWSSDTDQERVQKKLVELGMWVVDDELSCTAVVCHQS